TTCTGGCGCTTTCTTGTTTATATATCTACTGGAGCGGCATTTACACACACTTTACGTAAGGGTTTCGATGTGAATATTATTTTGATCTGAAGACAAGAACAGCGTGTTTCTTGTCTGAGTGAACACTTGCAGCAATAATCTGGCTTTTGATACTCATCCGCATAGCCAAATTTAATCAGCTATGGACAGTTTGTGCTTGTTATGCTTGAAATTGGAATCAGAATGCTTAAATGTGACTTCGCCAGAATGGGAGGAAGAGAAAATACTACTGATTATTGAAACACATTTCTGGCCTTTGGTGAGTATGAAGGTGGCCAAAGAGCAACCAATACCATTGTAGCATGCATTTTATAATACACTCTTCCCCAAtagaaaattaacaaaattgggACGTGAATGATGTGGGGATAGCTCTGATTAATATCATGCtgacaaacattttcttttAGGAACATATCGCCCAAGGACCATACAACTTTTTAATTTAGTCTACACTTGAGCGCCACGGTAGCCGAGTTGATTGCGTGATCGGATTACCAGTGCGAAGGTCCTGTGTACGGTTCCCATCACATGCTTATTTGTCTGTCTCTGCCAAAGAATCAAAATGGGCTTTAAATTGTCTGAATGTGCAACCAACTGCCACCATTATTTAAGCccaatgagcaccacacaggctggacctttgagctccgatctgtgtggtgttcattgtacaaccatggcagccggttgtacgtaccagattgacccgatggagttctccaagggctgccgccttagtgtacaacacactgctacaacaacaacaacaacgataagCTTAGCTTCGAACTACCGTGCGTGTctacagattgcggatagtagaatgttccatacggagtagctgcaatggcagtcgtgGCCAACCAGCGGTATcgggcggagagtctcagtgagaggccgggtggcaccggctcttgcacaaatattgagtgcctataatgctcgatatgacaacgcgagttattggcgcctttaaataacgaatgtccatcatgttcccgcggcgatcggtcctttgaaccggaacgagcttccGCACCTAAaggagctagacgaggatcgccaccttcacatatagacatgtgactacaataacaacaaccactaTTAAAGCTAGTTTACATGAGAAATTTGGTCCTCACGCCATTGAGATGGCTAATAATTGCTCGACAATAACCAACGCCAATTATCCAACTTGTTTAGCTCCAAAGTTAGTACCCAACGACCATCCCATTATGGAACAAAAAAGGCCTattcgtttcaaattttagctctTTGATAAGGAACGCCATTTATAGCCGGACCTGAATTgagtttaaatgaaaaacaACTCTTGAGAAATTATCCATTGCTATAAAGATAAGCACTGCAAGAAATTGTTGCTGTGTGGCCACATTTGGATTGGCTACCATAGGCGgctactgaggcggcagcccttgccgataaataAATCCATCGGATCAATTCGGTACGTGCAACCGGCTGTGCTGCCATGGGACCTCAAAATGGTCGTTGTTGAAGCAATGTGTCGTACACTGAGaatgcagcccttgccgatgaaggactccgtCAGATCAaaaccggtacgtacaaccggctaccatgggattcCCAAAGAATGGTGTACCAAGAAATCTAATCTAAATCTAATCCGCAGTGACAGCTGTGCAAACTTCGGGATGTTACTCAGCTTGTTTTTTCTTCTAGTTCCTTTTTATCTACCGATTCAAAGACCATGATTTCGTAAACTTTGccgatacgtacaaccggctaccatgggattcCCCACAGAATGGTGTACCAAGAAATCTAATTCGCAGTAAcaactgtccaaatttcgggaTGTTAATCAGCTTGTTTTGTCTTCTAGTTCGAACCTACCATTTTCCTCTACCGATTCAAAGACCATGATTTCGTAAACTTTGccgatacgtacaaccggctaccatgggattcCCCACAGAATGGTGTACCAAGAAATCTAATTCGCAGTAAcaactgtccaaatttcgggaTGTTAATCAGCTTGTTTTGTCTTCTAGTTCGAACCTACCATTTTCCTCTACCGATTCAAACACCATGATTTCGTAAACATTGACAATACGTACAACAGGCTACCCTGGGATTCCCCACAGAATGGTGAATGGCTGTGCATACTTCGGGAGGTTAAACAGCTTGTTTTGTCTTCTAGATCGAAATCTACAATTTTCCTCTACCGATTCAAAGACCATGATTTCGTAAACATTGCCAAACATGTCATTGCATTCGAATTGGTCATAGTGATATATTCTTCATTCTGAAATTTCAGAGATACGTTTGGAGCGGAAAActtattttaaatacaaaatttatttaaatacttAAACTAAACTCAATCCAAATTCTTTTTACCCAATTACAAATCAAGCAAATAAtgcgtttttcgtttttttatagCATACTCTATCGGGCGACAATAGACTTTGTTATAAATGTTGGAATGTGATTAAGGAATTTCATCAATTCTATATAAGCATACAAAATGCTCATCTGCATTTGGGATCTAGAGTCAAAGTGGAGCAACTCGATACAAAGGATGATAATGAAAAGGAACTCAACTATCCACCAGCTGAGCCGGAACTCTGCTTCAAAACAGAAAACTGGCAAATCGAGGAAACTATAACCCCGGAAATAGAAAATACAGAATCAGGAGAAATGGCAATACCGTCTTTTATGGAAGATCCTTTGACAAAATCTAAATCAAAAAAGAGAAAACGTGGAgtatgcaaaacaaaaattagctACCAAGAAAGTtctccaaattgcagcgacagtGACAATGACAGCGACTATTTGGAGGAGAAACCTCTTATCAATCATGCTGAAACAGAAAATAGCAACTCAATGCAATTTTCAGATAATAATCAAAGTGAGTCAGATTACGAGAATGCTTCCGATAAGAAACTGGAGACAACAATGAAGACAAGCAGAACACTGTCTAACTCATCGATGAATCGTGAATTGGATGAATTTGTGGCCacaaattttaaactcaattgTCCAATTTGTAACATCGCCATGCCAACATTTTCTGAGCTAACCAAACATTCTGCTGATATTCATAAGAAACGTGGTTATGTCAATTGTTGCAATAAGAAATTCATAAGGCGCAGTATTCTGGTGGATCATATAAATCGTCATCTAGATCCAGAAtattttaaatgtaaaatttgtgATAAAGTAATGGCTGATCGGCGTTGTCTAGATAAGCATGTTAAAACCCATGAAGTTCAGGAAAAGCCCCATAAATGTGATAAGTGCGATAAGTCCTACTCCAGCTTGTTTGTCTTAAATAATCACAAAGCTGTGCATTTTTCTGAAGAGGAAAAGAAATTTCCCTGTGATCAATGTGGCAAACTGTAAGTGAAATAACTGGGTAAAGATTCACAATGGGCATAAGGGAcctatttaaataatttttttgtttattctcaTTTAACTTCAGCTTTGGCAACAAATTCAAGCTTTCCGATCATGTACGCATTGTTCACCTCAAGAAGCATGCTTTAATATGTCATATATGTGGTTCGAAAATGCGTTCTAGAGAACTGTTGAAACGTCACATACTTAAGCACCAAGGCCTTGAGGTGCCCCAGTTTAGCTGTGATATTTGCGGCCTCAAGATGGCAGATGCAAACAGCGTAAAACGCCACAAAGCTACCCAACATCCTGTAGGTGGTAAACAGGAATATCGTTGTGATATATGTTTAAAAATATCACCCAACCTTACGGCACACAAAAGACATGTGCAATATAAACATGAAACAGGTTATAATTTCCAGTGTACCATATGTGATAAAGCATTCAAGAGATCATGCTCATTGAAAGTAAGTTAAGGCCACATATTCGCCAATGGGTCTAGTACTAAAATAAGTTTTTATCTTTTATTTCTGCAGGAACACATGGCCACCCATACCGGCACAGTTTTATACACTTGCCCGTATTGTCCAAAGACCTTCAATTCGAATGCTAATATGCATAGTCATAAAAAGAAAGTGCATCCCATAGAATGGGAAAATGATCGCAGAGGGAAATATTCAGGCAATTTGCCACCAAACTATAAACCATCAACACACACCATATCAGAACCAACCCATTCGAGCCCCCAAGTCTTTTATTTACCATTCTTAGAATGATGctgcaaatataaaaaaagatatatTCCACTTTAAAGAATATACAATTCCttcaatattttgaatattgCCATAGATTTTAAcactttctattaaaattacTATAATCTTCCTATATATGTACATTCATCCCCGCTAAACCTTTGCAACTTTGCAACTAACATAGGCAATCTCTTGCATAATGTGCAAACACCTATAGTACTACTAATCGGCTATGTCAACACTTGGAACACACTTTGGTTGCCAAAAGTGTTGGATACTAAACATTCACTTTGATTACTCATAATAATTTATGGTAGCTTTAATTTGtcagttttatttaaataaaattttcgaatCGAACAAAACGTTTTGTCggatttattaattttcaaGGTCCCGGACCATCAAGGAATTGTGGAAAAAAGCTGAGAGCAACTGAGCGCGCCTACaatttgcggatagtggaatgcaaTGTAGGTATACGGAATAAatgcaactgcagtcgctgaaaatttgcagtATCTGTCTCAATGAGAGGGCGCTcggtaccggctcttgcttaaaccGAATCACACTGAAACTTTTTGGTAAATATTCTcaataaaaacttttccaaaaacgtacaaaacactgctacaacaacaaccaggacaTTCCACATTAAAAACTGTGTGCCTGTGATACTCAATATGAGAAGGCGAGATATTGGCACCTTCAAATaacgaaggcattcgacacggtcaaccatgccaaactatttgaggacatctcCAACCTAGCCTGGGTCGTGAATTATTTATGTGGTCGCccatcatttgtggaatttagggataagaaatcgataCGCTGTagattgaaacagggagttaACCAAGGCGGGATGATATCTcctgcactgtttaacctctacctatcctccattttaccccctccagacggcttAGACATCGTAACATATATGGGCGATAATTCGATTATGGCCTGATGCCATAGTCGAATTACCCACCCATTTATGACCCCCGATAACATCTAACTCAACGAACTTGaagcttatttcgctgcaagagatttgaagatatctgccaccaaatcttcagccacactatTCATTAAAAATACGCGTTATGTGAATAATGAGCTGAATGTGATAGTCGATGGAAAAACGATTCCTACCATCaattgtcccaaaatacttgatatcacatttgacagctcttacacattctccgcacatgccacagcaatttgcgataaaggcaaaattagaaacaagatcctcaagtcacttggcggcagcacttggggtgctgacaaagaagcCTTGTTAGCCACGTACAAAACATTTAGTCGGTCAAAGGTGAGTTAcgcagtgtggtctcgtcagctgcgtgacacgcagtggaataatattcagatctgttagaatggcgcccttcgaactgcgacgagcCATCATAACAATATGCTGTCTAaccaataccttttgggctgttatcgcagagaccatccaaatcatcatcttgtggatgggtattcaccgcccagaagaCCTCAAGGCATAATCCAGagcatgaggttcagcgctacaagagagaacttcTAGATTAAGCGGGAAgcaggcaaaccagagtagttctggctcaattacgattaagcagatgcagccgcctaaaCTCCTACAGagaaaggattgatgccaacgacCAGGAtctgtgtcccgattgtgaccagggaccatacGAACACGTcaccccggcacgggatagctgtgagcaccacacaagctgtaAAATTGAGatctgatctgtgtggtgttcattgctgtcatgagaagcttagctgcgagtcaccgggcgcgtccacaggttgcggatcgTGGAATACTTCACACGAAGTTTCTGCAACGGACAGACATTCTGCATTATCAAGCGGAGAGGTATACCCACCCAGTATACCCAAATATTTGGTGTCACATTTTACAGACTTTACAACATTTTCTcatattctaatgaaatttgtgacaaagtCAGGAATAGaaacaattttctaaaatagTATTTTGGCAAGGCTCTGCAAAAttactaatattgcaataaaaaattGGAATTGATGACTATGATGGGATCTTTAAGAATGAGATTAAAATTTGATGCGGTAGTTATTGTAGTAGTCATATTTGTACGTGTGGGTAGCGATCCACGTCAAGCTCCAAAAGTGAACAAACTCGCTCCGGTCCAAAGAACTGATCGCAGCGAGAAtgttattgccattggttacttaaaagcgccaataactcacctaagagcttgacgaagatcgccacctccacatacaaatgtggctattaCAACAAAAGCAACACCACATAAAATATATCATAATCTTTGATTGTAATATGCAAACCCGGGGTTTTTAtcacttttttcatttttttttctttccatttCTATCTACTTTATCCATTTACATATTAAAGGTGTTGCTCCATAGCACACTAGGAAAAAGCTTGAATTTCTAAgaaaagaatataaatatacaaattaaatttgtcaCTTACATGATTGTCCATGTTTATATTATCCTTAACAACTCGACAGGTTATGTCTTCACTTCAGCTTTATCACTAGGTACAGGTTAAAATGACTAACTTGAATGGGAATTATTACTTTTGGAATATTTTGAACTTTTTGCTTCCTCCCATTCTGTGGgatggattttcttacgatggctGTACATATTTGCATTTGAGTTGAACGTCTTCGGACAATGTGGACAAGTGTATAAAACTGTGCCGGTATGCTTGGCCATGTGTTCCTGGAAGAATACAAGTAATATCTAAAAAATATACCCCTTTCGCATGATGCATGTACATACTCACTTTAAGAGAACATGGCCTTTTAAAAGCTTTGTCACACATAGTGCatttaaaattgtggcttaattCATGCTTATATTTAACATGCCTCTTATGGGCATCCAGTGTTGGAGATATTTTTCCACACAAATGGCAAGCATGCTCCTTTTTGCCATCTTCCGGATGCTGATTCTTCTTATGATGCT
The genomic region above belongs to Stomoxys calcitrans chromosome 5, idStoCalc2.1, whole genome shotgun sequence and contains:
- the LOC106092380 gene encoding transcription factor grauzone translates to MDSLCLLCLKLESECLNVTSPEWEEEKILLIIETHFWPLHTLSGDNRLCYKCWNVIKEFHQFYISIQNAHLHLGSRVKVEQLDTKDDNEKELNYPPAEPELCFKTENWQIEETITPEIENTESGEMAIPSFMEDPLTKSKSKKRKRGVCKTKISYQESSPNCSDSDNDSDYLEEKPLINHAETENSNSMQFSDNNQSESDYENASDKKLETTMKTSRTLSNSSMNRELDEFVATNFKLNCPICNIAMPTFSELTKHSADIHKKRGYVNCCNKKFIRRSILVDHINRHLDPEYFKCKICDKVMADRRCLDKHVKTHEVQEKPHKCDKCDKSYSSLFVLNNHKAVHFSEEEKKFPCDQCGKLFGNKFKLSDHVRIVHLKKHALICHICGSKMRSRELLKRHILKHQGLEVPQFSCDICGLKMADANSVKRHKATQHPVGGKQEYRCDICLKISPNLTAHKRHVQYKHETGYNFQCTICDKAFKRSCSLKEHMATHTGTVLYTCPYCPKTFNSNANMHSHKKKVHPIEWENDRRGKYSGNLPPNYKPSTHTISEPTHSSPQVFYLPFLE